One Actinomycetota bacterium genomic window carries:
- a CDS encoding aromatic acid exporter family protein, with protein sequence MKRLRQTIRTLRARYRGRGDPPGWRTVKTTLAAVLAYLLAVALLGDEVPPLLAPLTALLVAQLTIFETVKSGIERVGSVVAGVLVAVALSNFVGLTWWSLGIVIFAALVIGTILRLGDHALEVPISAMLVLAVTGQAGTAALGRVVETLIGAVTGVAVSLMLRPPVYVQPAGDAIGELAAEMAEVLRSMGEELTEGWSGGQARTWEERARELDRPLRAARIALARGEESLRLNPRQRRVREGASSLRAALATLEHSAVQVRGITLDLADLAEAVEASGQAEPELLVALGRLLVELGGGVAAFGQLVAPEVAGPPREAVPLHIALEIARTHRDVLAELMLVDARTDLELWHIQGSLLANVDRLLREIDLERGPDARRVRRR encoded by the coding sequence GTGAAGCGGCTGCGCCAGACGATCCGCACCCTCCGGGCCAGGTACCGCGGGCGCGGCGACCCGCCGGGCTGGCGGACGGTCAAGACGACCCTGGCCGCGGTGCTGGCCTACCTGCTGGCCGTGGCCCTGCTCGGTGACGAGGTCCCGCCCCTGCTCGCCCCGCTGACGGCCCTGCTGGTGGCCCAGCTCACCATCTTCGAGACGGTCAAGAGCGGGATCGAGCGGGTCGGCAGCGTGGTCGCCGGCGTGCTGGTGGCCGTGGCGCTGTCCAACTTCGTCGGGCTGACCTGGTGGAGCCTCGGCATCGTCATCTTCGCCGCGCTGGTCATCGGGACGATCCTGCGGCTGGGCGACCACGCCCTGGAGGTCCCGATCAGCGCCATGCTGGTGCTGGCCGTCACCGGCCAGGCGGGCACGGCCGCCCTCGGCCGGGTGGTGGAGACGCTGATCGGCGCCGTCACCGGCGTGGCCGTCAGCCTCATGCTCCGGCCCCCGGTGTACGTCCAGCCGGCCGGCGACGCCATCGGCGAGCTGGCCGCGGAGATGGCCGAGGTGCTGAGGTCGATGGGGGAGGAGCTGACCGAGGGCTGGTCGGGCGGGCAGGCCCGCACCTGGGAGGAGCGGGCCCGCGAGCTGGACCGGCCGCTTCGGGCGGCCCGGATCGCCCTGGCCCGGGGCGAGGAGAGCCTGCGGCTGAACCCACGCCAGCGCCGGGTCCGCGAGGGTGCCTCCAGCCTGCGGGCCGCCCTGGCCACCCTGGAGCACTCGGCCGTCCAGGTCAGGGGGATCACCCTGGACCTGGCCGACCTGGCCGAGGCCGTCGAGGCCAGCGGCCAGGCCGAGCCGGAGCTGCTGGTCGCCCTTGGGCGGCTGCTGGTCGAGCTGGGCGGGGGCGTGGCCGCCTTCGGCCAGCTGGTCGCCCCCGAGGTCGCCGGGCCGCCGCGCGAGGCCGTCCCCCTCCACATCGCCCTGGAGATCGCCCGCACCCACCGCGACGTCCTGGCCGAGCTGATGCTGGTCGACGCCCGCACCGACCTGGAGCTGTGGCACATCCAGGGCAGCCTGCTGGCCAACGTCGACCGGCTGCTGCGCGAGATCGACCTGGAGCGGGGCCCGGACGCGCGCCGTGTGCGCCGCCGCTGA